The following proteins come from a genomic window of Diprion similis isolate iyDipSimi1 chromosome 8, iyDipSimi1.1, whole genome shotgun sequence:
- the LOC124408457 gene encoding ras-related protein Rab-18-B-like — translation MDQEVLTTLKLLMIGETNVGKSSILLRFTEDEFNENMQSTVGMDYKTKQITIDGNTVKLAIWDTAGQERFRTLTPSYYRDGQGAILMFDVTDRHTFTKLETWLNELNTYCNKIDIVKMVVGNKNDLPNREVSMEEGLEFARRHQTLYIESSAKTADGVRCCFEELVEKIIQTPGLWEANSTRMYGADSLGGTRNRLGKRGVQLTDDYEPQNPYSNCYCSLV, via the exons ATGGACCAAGAAGTCTTGACAACGCTCAAATTGCTAATGATAGGTGAAACTAACGTAGGAAAGTCTAG TATATTACTCCGATTTACCGAGGATGAGTTCAACGAAAACATGCAGAGCACAGTTGGTATGGATTATAAAACTAAACAGATTACCATCGACGGCAATACGGTGAAACTCGCAATTTGG GATACGGCTGGCCAGGAACGTTTTCGTACATTAACGCCAAGTTACTACAGAGACGGGCAAGGTGCAATTCTGATGTTCGATGTAACGGACAGGCATACTTTTACAAAGCTTGAAACGTGGTTAAACGAGCTCAACACTTACTGCAATAAAATAGATATTGTGAAAATGGTTGTGGGGAACAAAAATGACTTGCCCAACAGGGAAGTGAGCATGGAGGAGGGCTTGGAATTTGCACGGCGACACCAAACTTTGTACATTGAAAGTAGTGCAAAAACTGCAGACGGAGTAAGGTGCTGTTTTGAAGAACTCGTTGAAAAG ATAATACAAACTCCTGGACTATGGGAAGCTAATTCAACAAGAATGTACGGTGCCGATAGCTTAGGCGGAACAAGGAATCGCCTGGGTAAAAGAGGAGTTCAATTGACAGACGATTATGAACCACAAAATCCTTACTCAAACTGCTATTGCAGTTTAGTCTAG
- the LOC124409136 gene encoding uncharacterized protein LOC124409136, whose protein sequence is MKFGLRHLKPEDLNYFIEFGVSIQALRSHKLWNELTDESLATSLRTMGFDEKASRKIILNGMLAQSEMCLMQLMLAGVDVPGILNWQGEKIDVGARMIKFLRNLGIPEDVLQLIVQKGIDEETMEMLKDLGYMETEEEENVGMHEVIICECDLTVLESEISSVNSPHSNTNSFKSLIPKSGSSEADFEAGDTCVCSHDINSSTMSNSTSSQQTLVYCKNVHITPKTLTSSELVTERNEYLRRTVVAPLAWAMSRALQYRPSDPNHYIACQLLRWRYGNVSKTEMKTVEDYVIARTIEMDKKLMEQKRKEEEELMAKHNLEALQNIPCSPCWQNQQIHRIKERCWKCIKKWVPNYETCELPEICSSCKIDLSEISNSDTTTSSTGNNSDTQSAVQAQEVTISENKSITLDDQYRCTQNLDLSSYNRVVELYGESLNSDSYEENMQIISSTSEP, encoded by the exons ATGAAGTTTGGTTTAAGACATCTTAAGCCAGAGGATCTGAATTACTTCATCGAGTTTGGAGTATCCATCCAAGCTTTACGATCGCATAAACTCTGGAATGAATTGACAGACGAATCTTTAGCTACATCTCTAAGAACTATGGGTTTTGATGAAAAAGctagcagaaaaataatattgaacgGCATGCTGGCACAAAGCGAAATGTGTCTAATGCAATTAATGCTCGCGGGCGTTGATGTTCCTGGAATTCTTAATTGGCAAGGAGAGAAGATTGACGTAGGTGCTCGAATGATAAAATTCTTAAGAAATTTAGGAATTCCAGAGGATGTGCTGCAACTGATTGTTCAGAAAGGAATTGATGAAGAGACTATGGAGATGTTGAAGGATTTGGGGTACATGgaaacagaagaagaagaaaacgtgGGAATGCATGAG GTAATCATTTGCGAATGCGATTTGACTGTCTTGGAGTCAGAAATTAGTTCAGTAAATTCGCCACACTCTAATACTAACAGCTTCAAGAGTTTAATTCCAAAATCCGGTAGTAGCGAAGCAGATTTTGAAGCCGGAGATACTTGCGTATGTTCTCATGATATAAATAGTTCAACTATGTCAAATTCAACGTCGAGTCAACAGACTCTAGTATATTGCAAAAATGTGCACATAACACCAAAAACGCTAACAAGCTCAGAACTTGTCACCGAACGAAATGAGTACTTAAG gcGAACAGTAGTGGCACCATTAGCTTGGGCAATGAGCAGAGCGTTACAGTATAGACCATCTGATCCAAATCATTACATAGCGTGTCAACTGCTGCGTTGGAGATATGGGAATGTTTCTAAAACGGAAATGAAGACTGTAGAGGACTACGTAATTGCTAGAACAATCGAGAtggacaaaaaattaatg GAACAAAaacggaaagaagaagaagagttgATGGCCAAACATAATTTGGAAGCCTTACAAAATATCCCTTGCTCTCCATGCTGGCAAAATCAACAAATTCACCGTATTAAAGAGCGGTGTTGgaaatgtattaaaaaatgggTACCTAACTACGAGACATGCGAGTTGCCTGAGATTTGTAGCTCGTGTAAAATCGACTTGTCTGAAATTTCCAATTCTGACACGACGACAAGCAGTACTGGCAATAATTCAGATACACAAAGTGCTGTACAAGCTCAGGAAGTAACGATTTCAGAGAATAAAAGTATCACATTAGACGATCAGTACCGTTGTACACAAAACTTGGACTTGTCAAGTTATAACAG AGTTGTCGAACTGTATGGAGAATCATTGAATTCAGATTCTTATGAGGAAAATATGCAGATAATTTCAAGCACGTCTGAACCATAA
- the LOC124408987 gene encoding protein RCC2 homolog isoform X2 — protein sequence MCGLTNWDMSGRKAPPKGVKATIGRSLWTPHTFKNLNGTRVRLVASGPAASHNVIVTEDNRCLVFGRNDKGQLGVGDTKRRDEPTEVETLKDHTVIAAACGRNHTLFLTSRGIVFAAGDNKLGQCGVGKSETCIAAAMKIKYTGPPIVKIGCGVDFSMILDIKGGLHSFGCPEYGALGHNTDGKYFITSTKMAFHFEKVPKRIVLYVERAKDGHVTPLDRVEITDFSCGYHHTVAIDNKHRAFSWGFGGVGRLGHAEQRDELVPRLIKFFDPPSRGIKSIHCGSTYSIAINVHGSALMFGQTKRTGEANMYPKPIQDLSGWEIRCVGCSQTSVVVAADESVIAWGASPTFGELGFGEMRKSSTTPMEVKALEGLYITAVTCGLSHTLFVCRDESDEEKAKLAKLQEYSV from the exons ATGTGTGGCTTGACAAATTGGGATATGAGCGGGCGCAAGGCTCCTCCAAAGGGGGTCAAAGCTACCATAGGACGTAGCTTGTGGACTCCGCACACCTTCAAAAACTTGAACGGCACTCGAGTCAGACTTGTTGCATCAGGGCCTGCTGCATCGCACAACGTCATCGTCACTGAAGATAACAGGTGTTTGGTATTTGGCAGGAATGATAAAG ggCAACTTGGTGTCGGTGACACTAAGCGTCGAGATGAACCGACTGAAGTGGAGACCCTAAAAGATCATACAGTAATAGCTGCAGCATGTGGACGGAATCATACACTGTTTTTAACCAGCCGTGGTATTGTTTTTGCAGCTGGAGATAATAAGCTTGGTCAGTGTGGTGTTGGAAAATCAGAAACATGCATTGCCGCAGCAATGAAAATCAAGTATACTGGTCCTCCCATAGTTAAAATAGGATGCGGTGTTGATTTTTCCATGATCTTAGACATTAAGGGCGGACTGCATTCTTTTGGTTGTCCAGAATATGGTGCTTTAGGCCATAATACGGATGGTAAATACTTTATAACTTCGACGAAAATGGCATTTCACTTCGAAAAGGTTCCTAAACGGATCGTTTTGTATGTTGAGAGAGCAAAAGACGGACATGTCACCCCTCTGGATCGTGTAGAGATTACAGACTTTAGCTGCGGATACCACCACACAGTAGCAATCGATAATAAGCACCGTGCATTTTCTTGGGGATTTGGAGGCGTTGGTCGCTTAGGTCATGCCGAACAGCGAGACGAGCTAGTACCacgattaataaaattttttgaccccCCAAGTCGCGGTATCAAATCTATTCACTGTGGAAGCACTTATAGCATTGCAATCAATGTACATGGATCAGCTTTGATGTTCGGACAAACTAAACGGACAGGTGAAGCAAACATGTATCCCAAACCAATTCAAGATCTATCTGGATGGGAAATTAGGTGCGTTGGATGTTCCCAAACCAGTGTTGTTGTCGCTGCTGATGAATCAGTGATCGCATGGGGTGCTAGTCCAACCTTTGGCGAATTG ggCTTTGGTGAAATGCGCAAATCATCAACAACACCGATGGAAGTTAAGGCCTTGGAAGGTCTCTATATAACCGCGGTAACATGCGGCTTATCTCACACACTTTTCGTTTGTCGAGATGAATCAGACGAAGAAAAAGCAAAGCTTGCAAAACTTCAGGAATATTCAGTTTAA
- the LOC124408987 gene encoding protein RCC2 homolog isoform X1, whose translation MSTKRKNPSGVEKSRGKAKKVEYDDEDISSEHESDVEDADAGSNVDGDDAVEDADDLAVVATMPELPPPEGGWGKPGTLAMCGLTNWDMSGRKAPPKGVKATIGRSLWTPHTFKNLNGTRVRLVASGPAASHNVIVTEDNRCLVFGRNDKGQLGVGDTKRRDEPTEVETLKDHTVIAAACGRNHTLFLTSRGIVFAAGDNKLGQCGVGKSETCIAAAMKIKYTGPPIVKIGCGVDFSMILDIKGGLHSFGCPEYGALGHNTDGKYFITSTKMAFHFEKVPKRIVLYVERAKDGHVTPLDRVEITDFSCGYHHTVAIDNKHRAFSWGFGGVGRLGHAEQRDELVPRLIKFFDPPSRGIKSIHCGSTYSIAINVHGSALMFGQTKRTGEANMYPKPIQDLSGWEIRCVGCSQTSVVVAADESVIAWGASPTFGELGFGEMRKSSTTPMEVKALEGLYITAVTCGLSHTLFVCRDESDEEKAKLAKLQEYSV comes from the exons ATGTCTACGAAGCGTAAAAATCCATCGGGTGTTGAGAAAAGTCGTGGCAAGGCAAAGAAAGTCGAGTACGACGACGAGGATATTTCAAGCGAGCATGAATCCGACGTCGAGGACGCCGACGCCGGTTCAAATGTCGACGGGGACGACGCCGTGGAAGACGCCGATGATTTGGCAGTTGTTGCTACAATGCCGGAGCTCCCTCCTCCGGAA GGAGGATGGGGCAAGCCAGGAACACTGGCTATGTGTGGCTTGACAAATTGGGATATGAGCGGGCGCAAGGCTCCTCCAAAGGGGGTCAAAGCTACCATAGGACGTAGCTTGTGGACTCCGCACACCTTCAAAAACTTGAACGGCACTCGAGTCAGACTTGTTGCATCAGGGCCTGCTGCATCGCACAACGTCATCGTCACTGAAGATAACAGGTGTTTGGTATTTGGCAGGAATGATAAAG ggCAACTTGGTGTCGGTGACACTAAGCGTCGAGATGAACCGACTGAAGTGGAGACCCTAAAAGATCATACAGTAATAGCTGCAGCATGTGGACGGAATCATACACTGTTTTTAACCAGCCGTGGTATTGTTTTTGCAGCTGGAGATAATAAGCTTGGTCAGTGTGGTGTTGGAAAATCAGAAACATGCATTGCCGCAGCAATGAAAATCAAGTATACTGGTCCTCCCATAGTTAAAATAGGATGCGGTGTTGATTTTTCCATGATCTTAGACATTAAGGGCGGACTGCATTCTTTTGGTTGTCCAGAATATGGTGCTTTAGGCCATAATACGGATGGTAAATACTTTATAACTTCGACGAAAATGGCATTTCACTTCGAAAAGGTTCCTAAACGGATCGTTTTGTATGTTGAGAGAGCAAAAGACGGACATGTCACCCCTCTGGATCGTGTAGAGATTACAGACTTTAGCTGCGGATACCACCACACAGTAGCAATCGATAATAAGCACCGTGCATTTTCTTGGGGATTTGGAGGCGTTGGTCGCTTAGGTCATGCCGAACAGCGAGACGAGCTAGTACCacgattaataaaattttttgaccccCCAAGTCGCGGTATCAAATCTATTCACTGTGGAAGCACTTATAGCATTGCAATCAATGTACATGGATCAGCTTTGATGTTCGGACAAACTAAACGGACAGGTGAAGCAAACATGTATCCCAAACCAATTCAAGATCTATCTGGATGGGAAATTAGGTGCGTTGGATGTTCCCAAACCAGTGTTGTTGTCGCTGCTGATGAATCAGTGATCGCATGGGGTGCTAGTCCAACCTTTGGCGAATTG ggCTTTGGTGAAATGCGCAAATCATCAACAACACCGATGGAAGTTAAGGCCTTGGAAGGTCTCTATATAACCGCGGTAACATGCGGCTTATCTCACACACTTTTCGTTTGTCGAGATGAATCAGACGAAGAAAAAGCAAAGCTTGCAAAACTTCAGGAATATTCAGTTTAA